The following coding sequences are from one Salvia hispanica cultivar TCC Black 2014 chromosome 3, UniMelb_Shisp_WGS_1.0, whole genome shotgun sequence window:
- the LOC125211202 gene encoding 60S ribosomal protein L35 gives MARIKVHELRLKNKVELLAQLKDLKAELALLRVAKVTGGAPNKLSKIKVVRLSIAQVLTVISQKQKSALREAYKNKKYLPLDLRPKKTRAIRRRLTKHQASLKTEKQKKKEMYFPLRKYAIKV, from the exons ATGG CGAGGATTAAGGTTCACGAGCTTAGGCTGAAGAACAAGGTGGAGCTGCTGGCGCAGCTGAAGGATCTGAAGGCGGAGCTTGCTCTGCTGCGCGTGGCGAAGGTCACTGGAGGCGCTCCCAACAAGCTTTCGAAGATCAAGGTGGTTAGACTGTCGATCGCGCAGGTGCTGACCGTGATTTCTCAGAAGCAGAAGTCTGCGCTCCGAGAAGCGTATAAGAACAAGAAGTACTTGCCTCTTGATCTCCGCCCTAAGAAGACTCGCGCTATCCGCCGCCGCCTCACCAAGCACCAG GCATCTTTGAAAACagagaagcagaagaagaaggagatgtACTTCCCTCTAAGAAAGTATGCTATCAAAGTTTAA